A single Carassius carassius chromosome 3, fCarCar2.1, whole genome shotgun sequence DNA region contains:
- the LOC132127089 gene encoding synaptopodin-2-like: MGTGEFVCVTLRGEAPWGFTLSQSAQDPQHPIQLLQIEDGSPAAVAGLCENDELVSVNGKPCSKLSLSDAIDLIEASADCLQLLVKRCCSQPQESFKMVSTTFRIPSPSRPHEPQELYTSESQDETYYGETDSDGECPVRTRLVRTQVQIPASRNKSRGTNAQGGGDTSLDVTPGSVVELQLSLSKTTLEEPDCTALGSACGVVGDIHQRKTDESVNYTTTAFTPANPLYIPRRDRQPLGQRGVLVSKPPALTRQVEVIVKQLSGSCSGKEGVEASQRLDSAGEEGGLVEEAPTSSSVSFGLPSEEWDSESEREVNEPNKHRARHARLRRSESLSEKQVKEAKSKCKRIALLLSAPAPNPNNKGVLMFKKHRQRAKKYTLVSYGTGEDEPDYKDDEGDEVEHTFEFTVLATSETEINEDFFTNASGQKSIVSFDWDTGLLEIERKLDNQQGMDALPETKGKGALMFAQRKQRMDEIVEEHEEMRRKGIPVEAVQEPETHQTYQNMEEQTYMHAQENQNYMDVNLHHSLSAQKQQQQQQYHQNQEQYYQQQQQYQEYQQQLQYQHQQQQDYQQQNMYQHMQSYNQQQHSQQQQVQQYSHHMNGMFDQQMQNEMQPLVTNRSAKPFSVQNRVAAPFSSSSSADNQEQPGYSLGQGEQIASRDERISVPAIKTGILQDTRRRSANKPMFTFKESPKVSPNPALLNLLNRNDKKAGLEFCPEEDYLSLGAEACNFLQPSKTKHKIPPPVAPKPYINPASPPWSVQQETAEQPIPQQTENSVPAPAEAPVTEADTAFAPAPEMGAPMLSEEKPTLAPESHDVFHCPEQLPPDNAWKQQESQMESNQQQETWNEKQPQPKINSAPVVPPVTQSDPSVRSWDPAPNQSHQQIPVSTWGPEKVQLQVPSQNQSQTQPQWMTQSQGPPEVQVPSKTQSQPSWVTQPQTSPPTKHQPQLQSQINSWAPSPNQSTPQAPWSQPHEPEQPSINVWQQDQIQAQEHPAWSQQQQLTPHWASSHQQQPQPSWTQPQRQSQPQPPGVSQAKQQNPTQPSANAWTQPQGPIQPQPPWAQQTQPPHHHTAPVQQPMNPWPSMPAQSQPHPQWGQEPASQHPQQAMNSWTTAQNQIQPPWAQPLPPTQAHPPWAPKPLQQASQPPVSQWAPAQSQSQPTVNAWAPQHQQSAVSSTAQNESQKLPPQPIKPWSPTQSSQPTPPRRMNSYTTGTKATSPVPTRSTMSTSGFGSAFEMPALKGKGAELFAKRQSRMEKYIVDSTTVQNKARPSSPSPSLPNSWKYSPNCRAPPPLAYNPIHSPSYPPGAIKQPSPSNPSTANKNKNKDKQKRGPKPLHVLDVMKHQPYQLNSSLFTYGPAAEKLAAEKEAAEKLASEKAAEAQAQAQAQIQAQALGPPNQTQQMGYNQGPPPYGFMPQQAQQPYGIAGQSTMQDGLYHQPPSNTYQPALNSYQQQPQQVSYQQEYNPQQAYQQPSVNPYQQAPSPPYQQPSPPSFQTGPNAVYQAGPALAYQPAPSSYVGPSYPVAARADSASGGSIIAAPKPKFSAKKSAAQVWKPSTPEK; encoded by the exons ATGGGCAcgggtgagtttgtgtgtgtgacgctGCGTGGCGAGGCGCCCTGGGGATTCACACTCAGCCAGAGCGCTCAAGACCCTCAACATCCAATCCAGCTGCTTCAG ATAGAGGATGGTAGTCCTGCTGCCGTGGCTGGATTGTGTGAGAATGATGAGCTGGTGTCGGTGAATGGAAAGCCTTGCTCTAAGCTCAGTCTCTCAGACGCTATTGATCTCATTGAAGCCTCAGCTGACTGTCTACAGCTGCTTGTCAAAAG ATGCTGTAGTCAACCTCAGGAGAGCTTTAAAATGGTTAGCACCACTTTTCGGATCCCTTCTCCATCCAGGCCTCACGAGCCACAGGAACTATACACCTCTGAGTCCCAGGATGAAACATATTATGGGGAGACGGACAGCGATGGAGAGTGTCCAGTAAGGACTCGATTGGTTCGGACCCAAGTTCAAATACCTGCTTCTAGGAATAAAAGTAGAGGCACCAATGCCCAGGGTGGTGGAGACACCAGTTTGGATGTAACCCCAGGATCTGTAGTTGAATTGCAGCTTTCGCTCTCCAAGACCACCCTGGAAGAGCCAGACTGTACTGCATTAGGCAGTGCATGTGGAGTTGTGGGAGACATCCATCAAAGAAAGACGGATGAGAGCGTCAATTATACAACCACCGCATTTACTCCAGCTAACCCCCTCTACATACCCCGACGAGACCGGCAACCCCTTGGTCAGCGGGGTGTGTTGGTTAGCAAACCCCCTGCTTTGACAAGACAGGTTGAGGTGATAGTGAAGCAGTTATCTGGAAGCTGTTCAGGAAAGGAGGGGGTAGAGGCCAGTCAACGGTTGGATTCTGCTGGGGAAGAAGGAGGGCTTGTTGAAGAAGCTCCCACCTCCTCATCTGTGTCCTTTGGACTTCCCTCAGAGGAGTGGGACTCCGAATCAGAGAGGGAGGTCAACGAGCCCAACAAGCACCGGGCAAGGCACGCCA GGCTCCGGCGCAGTGAGAGCCTTTCAGAGAAGCAGGTGAAAGAAGCCAAGTCCAAATGCAAGCGCATTGCTCTCCTGCTGTCAGCTCCTGCCCCCAACCCTAATAACAAGGGGGTGTTGATGTTTAAGAAGCATAGACAGAGGGCCAAGAAGTATACGCTTGTAAGCTACGGTACTGGTGAGGACGAACCAGATTATAAGGACGACGAAGGCGACGAAGTAGAGCACACTTTTGAGTTCACTGTTTTAGCCACAAGTGAAACAGAAATTAACGAGGATTTCTTTACCAATGCCTCAGGCCAGAAAAGCATTGTAAGCTTTGATTGGGATACTGGATTACTTGAGATAGAGCGCAAGCTTGACAACCAGCAGGGTATGGATGCACTACCTGAGACAAAGGGGAAAGGAGCCCTCATGTTTGCCCAGCGCAAACAGCGCATGGATGAGATAGTAGAAGAACATGAAGAGATGAGACGTAAGGGGATCCCTGTTGAAGCAGTGCAGGAGCCTGAGACACATCAAACATACCAAAACATGGAGGAGCAGACTTATATGCATGCACAAGAGAACCAGAATTACATGGATGTAAATCTACACCACAGCTTATCAGCACAGaagcaacaacagcaacaacaatatcATCAGAACCAAGAACAGTACtatcaacagcagcagcagtatcaAGAATACCAGCAGCAGCTACAATACCAGCACCAACAACAGCAAGACTACCAGCAACAAAATATGTACCAACACATGCAATCATACAATCAGCAACAACACTCCCAACAACAGCAAGTGCAACAGTATTCGCATCATATGAATGGCATGTTTGATCAGCAGATGCAAAACGAAATGCAGCCATTAGTCACAAACAGGAGTGCCAAACCATTTTCAGTTCAGAATAGAGTGGCTGCTCCATTTTCATCCTCATCAAGTGCAGACAATCAAGAACAGCCTGGGTATTCATTGGGACAAGGTGAACAGATTGCTTCCCGTGATGAGCGTATATCTGTGCCTGCTATCAAGACTGGTATCTTGCAAGATACAAGGAGGAGGAGTGCCAATAAGCCAATGTTCACTTTCAAGGAGTCTCCCAAGGTTTCACCTAATCCTGCTCTGTTGAATCTCCTTAACAGGAATGACAAGAAGGCAGGTTTAGAGTTTTGTCCAGAAGAAGATTATTTAAGTTTAGGAGCTGAAGCCTGCAACTTTCTTCAGCCTTCTAAGACGAAACACAAAATTCCACCACCAGTAGCTCCTAAACCTTACATTAACCCTGCTTCTCCACCATGGTCTGTTCAACAAGAAACTGCTGAACAACCCATCCCACAGCAAACCGAAAATAGTGTCCCAGCCCCTGCAGAAGCTCCAGTCACAGAGGCTGATACTGCTTTTGCCCCTGCCCCTGAAATGGGGGCCCCAATGTTGTCTGAAGAAAAGCCTACATTGGCCCCCGAATCACATGATGTTTTCCACTGTCCTGAACAGCTTCCTCCAGATAATGCCTGGAAACAACAAGAATCCCAAATGGAGTCGAACCAGCAACAAGAAACCTGGAATGAGAAACAACCCCAGCCAAAAATTAATTCTGCTCCTGTTGTACCACCTGTTACGCAGTCAGATCCATCTGTCAGATCATGGGATCCAGCTCCAAATCAAAGTCATCAGCAGATTCCAGTAAGTACTTGGGGTCCAGAAAAGGTTCAATTGCAAGTCCCATCTCAAAACCAATCTCAAACACAGCCACAGTGGATGACACAGTCTCAAGGTCCTCCAGAAGTACAAGTCCCTTCTAAAACACAATCCCAGCCTTCTTGGGTAACACAGCCTCAAACTTCACCCCCAACCAAACATCAACCACAGCTTCAGTCCCAAATCAATTCTTGGGCACCAAGTCCAAATCAGTCAACCCCACAAGCTCCCTGGTCTCAGCCGCATGAGCCGGAACAACCATCTATCAATGTTTGGCAACAAGATCAAATTCAAGCTCAGGAACATCCAGCATGGTCCCAGCAACAACAGTTGACGCCACATTGGGCATCGTCCCATCAGCAACAGCCACAGCCTTCTTGGACTCAACCTCAGAGGCAGTCACAGCCCCAACCACCTGGGGTCTCTCAGGCCAAACAGCAAAATCCAACACAGCCATCTGCAAATGCATGGACTCAGCCACAGGGTCCAATTCAACCACAGCCTCCATGGGCTCAGCAGactcaacctccacatcatcacaCGGCACCAGTGCAACAACCCATGAATCCTTGGCCATCGATGCCAGCCCAGTCCCAACCACATCCACAGTGGGGACAAGAACCTGCTTCTCAACATCCTCAACAAGCAATGAACTCTTGGACAACTGCACAGAATCAAATTCAGCCTCCCTGGGCTCAGCCACTCCCACCAACTCAGGCTCATCCTCCATGGGCACCGAAACCTCTACAGCAGGCATCCCAGCCACCTGTGAGCCAGTGGGCACCAGCACAATCTCAGTCTCAACCGACTGTAAATGCTTGGGCACCCCAACACCAACAGAGTGCAGTTAGCAGCACTGCCCAAAATGAATCCCAGAAATTGCCTCCCCAACCAATCAAGCCATGGAGTCCAACTCAGAGCTCTCAGCCCACTCCTCCACGACGAATGAATTCATATACCACTGGGACAAAGGCAACATCTCCTGTTCCAACACGTAGTACTATGTCCACCTCTGGTTTTGGGTCAGCATTTGAGATGCCAGCCTTGAAAGGGAAAGGAGCTGAACTGTTCGCCAAAAGGCAATCCAGAATGGAGAAGTACATTGTGGACTCTACCACAGTGCAGAATAAGGCAAGACCATCTTCACCTTCTCCTTCTTTGCCAAATTCCTGGAAATATTCACCCAATTGCAGGGCTCCCCCACCATTGGCATATAATCCAATTCATTCACCGTCATATCCACCAGGTGCTATCAAGCAGCCTTCCCCCTCTAACCCTTCAACAGcaaacaagaacaaaaacaaagataAGCAAAAACGTGGCCCGAAACCTCTTCATGTTCTTGATGTCATGAAGCATCAGCCCTATCAGCTGAATTCCTCCCTTTTTACATATGGCCCAGCAGCAGAGAAACTTGCTGCAGAAAAGGAGGCAGCTGAAAAGCTTGCTTCTGAAAAGGCAGCTGAAGCCCAGGCTCAAGCTCAGGCCCAAATTCAAGCCCAAGCACTAGGTCCTCCCAATCAAACCCAGCAAATGGGATATAACCAAGGTCCTCCCCCTTATGGTTTTATGCCACAGCAGGCCCAGCAACCCTATGGGATAGCTGGTCAGTCAACTATGCAAGATGGCCTTTACCACCAACCCCCTTCTAATACATATCAGCCTGCTCTAAATTCTTATCAACAACAACCTCAACAGGTCTCATATCAACAAGAATACAACCCCCAACAAGCATACCAACAGCCTTCTGTAAATCCTTATCAACAAGCACCAAGCCCTCCCTACCAACAGCCCTCCCCACCCTCCTTTCAGACAGGTCCTAATGCAGTATATCAAGCTGGACCTGCGCTGGCTTACCAACCAGCCCCTAGTTCTTATGTTGGGCCATCTTACCCAGTAGCAGCAAGGGCTGACTCTGCCTCAGGAGGCAGTATTATTGCTGCTCCAAAGCCCAAATTTTCAGCCAAGAAGAGTGCTGCCCAGGTGTGGAAGCCAAGCACTCCTGAAAAATAG